The Sesamum indicum cultivar Zhongzhi No. 13 linkage group LG2, S_indicum_v1.0, whole genome shotgun sequence genome contains a region encoding:
- the LOC105156494 gene encoding pentatricopeptide repeat-containing protein At1g26460, mitochondrial-like translates to MRMAPIAVLARSRRFVWPHNFKSISTFVHLHQEAQLAEPPMTPPELPPNPATGSPRYKENWRNPTSASSAGDGALIPVGLGFLQHTTAAKMQVLSQSLDAQGLMNHFAGWMTLRRWEDMKQLFELWIRSLDKNGKPNKPDVNLYNHYLRANFMIGASAGELLDLVAQMDDFGILPNTASCNLVLKAMQKAGETLAAEKLIERMLQTGKEFKESLPDDESYDLVIGMLLSKNQIDSALKYIDLTLKSGYMLSMKAFVDCVRICVSNVRLDTLVSIIERCKKMDQNKSLCPDWRICNYIADVAMQSDNSELTYYALEFIAKWIARGEAAKPPVLLSVDEGLVISALGTAGRTYNSKLLDVSWAVLKRSLRQKKVPNPESYLGKIYAHANLGNLQKAFSTLHEFETAHGNSNQEDGEDLFSPFHSLNPLVTACSKNGFVTLDSVYYQLENLSQGNVPYKSVAALNCIILGCANIWDVDRAYQTFSAIDSSFGLTPNIHSYNALICAFGKFSKRDEAVKVFEHFVALGVKPNATTYSLLIDAHLIKRDPKAALSVIDEMIYAGYEPSKEILKKVRRRCIREMDYESDDKVESLARQFKIRMGTETRRDLLFNLQYTTDYA, encoded by the exons ATGAGAATGGCGCCGATCGCAGTTTTGGCGAGATCACGGCGGTTCGTCTGGCCGCACAATTTCAAATCCATCTCCACCTTCGTTCACCTCCACCAAGAGGCGCAGCTGGCCGAGCCTCCGATGACGCCTCCAGAGCTCCCGCCTAACCCCGCCACCGGCAGCCCACGCTACAAAGAAAACTGGCGGAACCCTACATCCGCATCTTCGGCCGGAGATGGGGCGCTTATTCCTGTCGGCTTGGGGTTTCTCCAACACACTACTGCTGCGAAAATGCAGGTGCTTTCTCAGTCACTTGACGCGCAGGGCTTGATGAATCATTTCGCAGGTTGGATGACGTTGCGTCGGTGGGAGGATATGAAGCAGCTCTTCGAGTTGTGGATCAGGTCTCTCGATAAGAACGGAAAGCCAAACAAACCTGATGTAAATCTTTATAACCATTATCTACGTGCGAATTTTATGATTGGGGCGTCTGCTGGCGAATTGCTCGATCTTGTGGCCCAAATGGATGATTTCGGGATCCTGCCTAATACTGCATCCTGTAATCTTGTGCTTAAGGCTATGCAGAAGGCTGGTGAAACACTTGCAGCGGAGAAACTAATTGAAAG GATGCTCCAGACAGGAAAAGAATTCAAGGAATCTTTGCCTGATGATGAGTCATATGACTTAGTTATTGGCATGCTTCTTTCAAAAAACCAGATTGATTCTGCGCTGAAGTATATAGATCTGACGTTGAAATCTGGATATATGTTGTCAATGAAGGCATTCGTGGATTGTGTGCGAATTTGTGTTAGTAATGTGAGGCTGGACACATTGGTGTCAATTATAGAGAGATGCAAG AAAATGGATCAGAACAAATCCTTATGTCCCGATTGGCGCATATGCAATTATATTGCTGATGTTGCTATGCAATCAGATAACAGTGAGCTCACCTATTATGCACTTGAGTTCATCGCCAAATGGATTGCTCGAGGGGAGGCTGCAAAGCCTCCTGTTCTTCTCTCTGTAGATGAAGGATTAGTTATCTCTGCCCTTGGAACTGCTGGTAGAACTTACAATTCTAAATTGCTGGATGTTTCTTGGGCTGTACTCAAGCGGTCATTGCGCCAAAAGAAGGTTCCGAATCCTGAATCTTACCTCGGAAAAATATATGCCCATGCTAATTTGGGGAACCTACAGAAAGCTTTTAGTACTCTGCATGAATTTGAGACAGCTCATGGAAATTCTAACCAAGAAGATGGAGAGGATCTATTCTCTCCATTTCATTCTTTAAATCCTCTGGTCACCGCATGCTCCAAGAATGGTTTTGTCACTTTGGATTCT GTTTATTATCAGCTGGAGAATTTAAGTCAAGGCAATGTTCCATACAAGTCTGTTGCTGCTCTCAATTGTATAATTCTTGGATGTGCAAATATATGGGATGTTGATCGTGCCTACCAGACTTTTAGTGCAATTGATTCCAGTTTTGGGTTGACCCCCAATATCCATTCATACAATGCCCTGATCTGTGCATTTGGGAAATTCAGCAAG AGGGATGAAGCTGTAAAAGTATTTGAGCACTTTGTTGCTTTAGGCGTCAAACCAAATGCGACCACATATTCTCTCCTTATTGATGCGCATCTTATTAAGCGGGATCCTAAAGCCGCTCTCTCCGTGATTGATGAAATG atatatgcaggatatgAACCATCAAAGGAAATACTAAAAAAGGTCCGGAGGCGATGTATTCGAGAGATGGACTATGAATCTGATGACAAGGTGGAATCCTTGGCTAGACAGTTCAAAATTCGAATGGGAACAGAAACTCGCCGAGATTTACTGTTTAATCTTCAATACACCACAGATTATGCATGA
- the LOC105156496 gene encoding triose phosphate/phosphate translocator, chloroplastic isoform X1 — MASISNSALLQQSRFSTLYKQHCRNSAASFLHRSGHLTSRPNHLEFSPLSKRRVLSGPIDFSGKSCNSLGLNEILNRHGSPEFYTTRAAAADADADGHAIEISNGFAAPKSFAERFPALVTGFFFFTWYFLNVIFNILNKKVYNYFPYPYFVSVVHLLVGVVYCMVSWAVGLPKRAPIDKELLGVLTPVAFCHALGHVMSNVSFAAVAVSFTHTIKALEPFFNAAASQFVLGHQIPLSLWLSLAPVVIGVSMASMTELSFNWTGFVSAMISNIAFTYRSIYSKKAMTGMDSTNVYAYISIIALLFCLPPAIFIEGPQLMQHGFRDAIAKVGLHKFLSDLFWIGMFYHLYNQVATNTLERVAPLTHAVGNVLKRVFVIGFSIVVFGNKISTQTGIGTGIAIAGVAMYSLIKANIEEQKQKAAQTHA, encoded by the exons ATGGCTTCAATCTCTAATTCTGCTCTCCTTCAACAATCAAGATTTTCTACTTTGTACAAACAGCATTGCAGAAATTCAGCTGCATCGTTTCTGCATAGAAGTGGACATCTTACTTCAAGACCAAATCATTTGGAGTTTTCACCACTGTCAAAAAGGAGAGTTCTCTCTGGACCTATAGATTTTTCTGGCAAGTCCTGCAACAGTCTTGGACTGAATGAAATCTTGAACCGCCATGGCTCTCCTGAATTTTATACCACAAGAGCTGCAGCTGCTGATGCTGATGCAGACGGTCATGCGATTGAGATTTCAAACGG GTTTGCTGCGCCGAAGAGCTTTGCAGAGAGATTTCCAGCTCTGGTTAccggtttctttttctttacatG GTATTTCCTGAATGTCATCTTCAATATACTGAACAAGAAGGTCTACAATTATTTCCCATATCCATA TTTTGTCTCAGTGGTTCATCTTCTGGTTGGAGTCGTATACTGTATGGTTAGCTGGGCTGTTGGTCTACCGAAACGAGCT CCGATTGACAAGGAACTATTGGGCGTTCTCACACCGGTGGCATTTTGTCATGCTCTTGGACACGTCATGTCAAACGTATCATTTGCAGCTGTTGCTGTCTCCTTCACACACACCATCAAAG CCTTGGAGCCATTTTTCAACGCTGCAGCTTCGCAGTTTGTATTAGGCCATCAGATTCCCCTGTCCCTGTGGCTGTCATTAGCCCCTGTTGTGATTG GTGTGTCAATGGCATCAATGACGGAACTATCGTTCAACTGGACTGGCTTCGTTAGTGCAATGATTTCAAATATTGCATTTACGTACAGAAGTATTTACTCAAAGAAAGCAATG ACAGGAATGGACAGTACAAACGTCTATGCTTACATTTCGATAATCGCCCTCTTGTTCTGCCTTCCACCAGCAATATTT ATTGAAGGTCCCCAGCTAATGCAGCATGGGTTCAGAGATGCAATTGCTAAAGTTGGTCTTCACAAGTTCTTGTCTGATCTATTCTGGATTGGAATGTTCTACCATTTGTACAATCAG GTAGCTACAAATACATTAGAACGGGTTGCCCCACTTACACATGCTGTAGGAAATGTGCTGAAGCGAGTCTTTGTGATTGGATTCTCCATCGTAGTTTTTG GTAATAAGATCTCCACACAAACTGGGATTGGCACTGGAATAGCCATCGCAGGTGTTGCAATGTATTCACTCATTAAGGCGAACATCGAGGAGCAGAAACAG AAGGCTGCTCAAACTCATGCATAG
- the LOC105156496 gene encoding triose phosphate/phosphate translocator, chloroplastic isoform X2 encodes MASISNSALLQQSRFSTLYKQHCRNSAASFLHRSGHLTSRPNHLEFSPLSKRRVLSGPIDFSGKSCNSLGLNEILNRHGSPEFYTTRAAAADADADGHAIEISNGFAAPKSFAERFPALVTGFFFFTWYFLNVIFNILNKKVYNYFPYPYFVSVVHLLVGVVYCMVSWAVGLPKRAPIDKELLGVLTPVAFCHALGHVMSNVSFAAVAVSFTHTIKALEPFFNAAASQFVLGHQIPLSLWLSLAPVVIGVSMASMTELSFNWTGFVSAMISNIAFTYRSIYSKKAMTGMDSTNVYAYISIIALLFCLPPAIFIEGPQLMQHGFRDAIAKVGLHKFLSDLFWIGMFYHLYNQVATNTLERVAPLTHAVGNVLKRVFVIGFSIVVFGNKISTQTGIGTGIAIAGVAMYSLIKANIEEQKQAAQTHA; translated from the exons ATGGCTTCAATCTCTAATTCTGCTCTCCTTCAACAATCAAGATTTTCTACTTTGTACAAACAGCATTGCAGAAATTCAGCTGCATCGTTTCTGCATAGAAGTGGACATCTTACTTCAAGACCAAATCATTTGGAGTTTTCACCACTGTCAAAAAGGAGAGTTCTCTCTGGACCTATAGATTTTTCTGGCAAGTCCTGCAACAGTCTTGGACTGAATGAAATCTTGAACCGCCATGGCTCTCCTGAATTTTATACCACAAGAGCTGCAGCTGCTGATGCTGATGCAGACGGTCATGCGATTGAGATTTCAAACGG GTTTGCTGCGCCGAAGAGCTTTGCAGAGAGATTTCCAGCTCTGGTTAccggtttctttttctttacatG GTATTTCCTGAATGTCATCTTCAATATACTGAACAAGAAGGTCTACAATTATTTCCCATATCCATA TTTTGTCTCAGTGGTTCATCTTCTGGTTGGAGTCGTATACTGTATGGTTAGCTGGGCTGTTGGTCTACCGAAACGAGCT CCGATTGACAAGGAACTATTGGGCGTTCTCACACCGGTGGCATTTTGTCATGCTCTTGGACACGTCATGTCAAACGTATCATTTGCAGCTGTTGCTGTCTCCTTCACACACACCATCAAAG CCTTGGAGCCATTTTTCAACGCTGCAGCTTCGCAGTTTGTATTAGGCCATCAGATTCCCCTGTCCCTGTGGCTGTCATTAGCCCCTGTTGTGATTG GTGTGTCAATGGCATCAATGACGGAACTATCGTTCAACTGGACTGGCTTCGTTAGTGCAATGATTTCAAATATTGCATTTACGTACAGAAGTATTTACTCAAAGAAAGCAATG ACAGGAATGGACAGTACAAACGTCTATGCTTACATTTCGATAATCGCCCTCTTGTTCTGCCTTCCACCAGCAATATTT ATTGAAGGTCCCCAGCTAATGCAGCATGGGTTCAGAGATGCAATTGCTAAAGTTGGTCTTCACAAGTTCTTGTCTGATCTATTCTGGATTGGAATGTTCTACCATTTGTACAATCAG GTAGCTACAAATACATTAGAACGGGTTGCCCCACTTACACATGCTGTAGGAAATGTGCTGAAGCGAGTCTTTGTGATTGGATTCTCCATCGTAGTTTTTG GTAATAAGATCTCCACACAAACTGGGATTGGCACTGGAATAGCCATCGCAGGTGTTGCAATGTATTCACTCATTAAGGCGAACATCGAGGAGCAGAAACAG GCTGCTCAAACTCATGCATAG
- the LOC105156497 gene encoding 14-3-3-like protein GF14 iota — protein MSTENERENHVYMAKLAEQAERYDEMVESMKKVAKLDVELSVDERNLLSVGYKNVIGARRASWRIMSSIEQKEESKGNESNVNLIKGYRQKVEDELSNICHDILSVIDKHLIPSSRSGEATVFYYKMKGDYYRYLAEFKTDQERKEASEQSLKGYEAASATASTDLPSTHPIRLGLALNFSVFYYEIMNSPERACHLAKQAFDEAIAELDTLSEESYKDSTLIMQLLRDNLTLWTSDLPEDGGEENAAKAEEPKEEKPEN, from the exons ATGTCGACggaaaatgaaagagagaaTCATGTTTACATGGCAAAGCTCGCAGAACAAGCCGAGCGTTATGAcg AAATGGTTGAAAGTATGAAAAAGGTTGCTAAACTAGACGTTGAGTTGTCGGTTGATGAGAGAAACCTACTCTCTGTTGGGTACAAGAATGTGATTGGTGCCCGTAGAGCTTCATGGAGAATCATGTCCTCGATTGAGCAGAAAGAGGAGTCCAAGGGAAACGAGAGCAATGTGAATCTGATTAAGGGCTATCGCCAGAAGGTGGAGGACGAGTTATCCAATATCTGCCACGACATTCTATCAGTCATCGACAAGCATCTAATTCCCTCTTCTCGTTCTGGAGAAGCTACTGTTTTCTACTACAAGAT GAAAGGTGATTATTACCGCTACCTTGCTGAGTTTAAGACCGATCAGGAAAGAAAAGAGGCGTCTGAACAGTCACTCAAGGGATATGAG GCTGCTTCAGCCACTGCAAGTACAGATCTGCCATCGACCCACCCTATCCGTCTGGGTCTAGCTTTAAACTTCTCAGTGTTTTACTATGAGATCATGAATTCTCCTGAGAG AGCTTGCCACTTGGCTAAACAAGCATTTGACGAGGCCATTGCTGAGTTGGATACTTTGAGCGAAGAATCTTACAAAGACAGCACCTTAATTATGCAGCTGTTGAGAGACAACCTCACTCTCTGGACCTCCGATTTGCCTGAAGATGGAG GTGAGGAGAATGCTGCCAAAGCTGAGGAACCCAAGGAAGAAAAACCAGAG AACTAA
- the LOC105156498 gene encoding putative pentatricopeptide repeat-containing protein At1g26500, protein MSLMLRPAKFTKPSINLLHLHQHLQSLTTTAAASPPPVPSAVGPIDEAHLLRVCTVLYQQQNAPDTKLHASLSKTPFHLSHEFFLQVCNKFPYSWRPVYRFHKFSLSQQNFTHTSTTFNKTLDIVGKSRNIDLFWDLCHEIGKLRLANLKTYIIALRTLAAARELKKCVEFFHLMNGFGYEYKVETFNKVVEALCRNKLVLEAKHVVVKLRDRIEPDGVTYRWLIYGFCDVGDLIEASKVWNLMVDEGFEPDVDAAEIMLETLFKNNKLDEGLKLFQSMRVKRMDDLGLSTYRLVIKWLCKRGKLGESYVVFEEMQMRGIKPDNEVLGSIIYGLMSRGRVNEAFKVLEGAENADIRVYHGMIKGLLKLKKPSEATQVFREMIKRGCEPTMHTYVMLLQGHLGKRGRKGEDLLVNFDTIFVGGLVKAGKSLEATKYVERVIDRGHEVPRFDYNKFLHYFSNEEGVVMFEVMAEKLREVGLFDLADIFARYGQKMSTRDRRRNRATKSLEELSLTLPPTSRV, encoded by the coding sequence ATGTCCCTAATGCTTCGACCTGCAAAATTCACCAAACCTTCCATAAAcctcctccacctccaccaACACCTTCAATCCTTAACCACCACCGCCGCAGCCTCTCCTCCACCAGTTCCAAGTGCCGTAGGCCCTATTGATGAAGCCCACCTCCTTAGAGTTTGCACAGTCCTCTACCAACAGCAAAACGCACCTGATACGAAACTGCATGCCAGCCTCAGCAAAACACCGTTCCATCTCAGTCACGAGTTTTTCCTCCAAGTATGCAACAAGTTCCCATATTCTTGGCGACCAGTTTACAGATTTCATAAATTCTCCCTTTCCCAACAGAATTTCACCCACACCTCAACCACGTTTAACAAGACTCTTGACATAGTgggaaaatcaagaaacattGACCTTTTCTGGGATCTCTGCCACGAAATAGGAAAACTTCGTTTGGCTAACCTCAAGACTTACATAATCGCATTGAGAACACTAGCTGCTGCTAGAGAGTTAAAGAAGTGTGTTGAGTTTTTCCATTTGATGAATGGGTTTGGATACGAGTACAAAGTTGAGACCTTTAACAAGGTGGTTGAAGCTTTGTGTAGAAACAAGCTTGTACTGGAGGCTAAGCATGTAGTAGTGAAGTTGAGAGATCGCATTGAGCCTGATGGGGTGACTTACAGGTGGTTGATATATGGATTTTGCGATGTAGGCGATTTGATTGAGGCCTCAAAGGTGTGGAATTTGATGGTGGATGAGGGGTTCGAGCCTGACGTTGATGCAGCAGAGATTATGTTGGAGACCCTATTCAAGAATAATAAGTTAGATGAGGGATTGAAGCTTTTTCAGTCAATGAGGGTGAAGAGGATGGATGATTTGGGGCTGTCTACGTATCGGCTTGTGATCAAGTGGTTGTGTAAGAGAGGCAAATTGGGGGAGAGCTATGTGGTGTTTGAGGAAATGCAAATGAGAGGGATTAAACCTGATAATGAGGTATTAGGCTCCATAATTTATGGGCTTATGAGTCGAGGAAGGGTGAATGAGGCTTTTAAGGTTCTTGAAGGGGCTGAAAATGCTGATATACGTGTGTATCATGGGATGATCAAGGGGCTCTTGAAGTTGAAGAAACCCAGTGAGGCTACACAAGTCTTCAGGGAGATGATAAAACGAGGTTGTGAGCCAACGATGCATACATATGTCATGTTGTTGCAGGGACATTTGGGGAAGAGAGGGAGGAAAGGGGAAGATCtgttggtgaattttgacacGATTTTTGTTGGAGGTTTGGTTAAGGCAGGGAAGTCATTGGAAGCAACCAAGTATGTGGAGAGAGTGATAGACAGAGGACATGAGGTGCCGAGGTTTGATTACAACAAGTTCTTGCATTACTTTTCTAATGAAGAAGGTGTAGTTATGTTTGAGGTTATGGCTGAGAAGTTGAGAGAAGTTGGATTGTTTGATTTAGCAGATATATTTGCTAGGTATGGCCAGAAAATGTCAACTAGAGATCGACGAAGAAATAGAGCAACCAAATCATTAGAAGAGCTTTCACTTACATTACCACCTACTTCTAGGGTGTGA
- the LOC105156499 gene encoding COBW domain-containing protein 1, producing the protein MEPEDDEEPPPAIAINADVVVGETPPHQSDVLRPSQRPDFAEAPAVGVTVITGYLGAGKSTLVNYILNGQHGKRIAVILNEFGEEIGVERAMINEGEGGALVEEWVELANGCICCTVKHSLVQALEQLVQRKERLDHILLETTGLANPAPLASVLWLDEQLESDVRLDSVITVVDAKNLRYQLKSNHDSSSFPEAYYQIAFADVVILNKVDLIASDDCGVVLEDLEKDIHNINSLANIIHSVRCQVDLSKILNRRAYDATHAAHLEALLKENSTLSTSAIHDSGVRTLCICELKKVDIDKVKMWIEEILWDKKYGMDIYRCKGILTVVNSDQLYTLQAVREIYEIVPTRKWKEEESRINKIVFIGRSLNEEILVNTLGACTM; encoded by the exons ATGGAACCCGAAGACGACGAAGAGCCGCCACCGGCTATTGCAATCAACGCCGACGTCGTCGTCGGCGAGACCCCACCCCACCAATCTGATGTACTGCGCCCTAGTCAACGGCCAGATTTTGCAGAAGCTCCGGCCGTCGGTGTGACAGTTATCACAGGATATCTCGGCGCCGGCAAGTCGACA CTGGTGAATTATATACTGAATGGACAACACGGGAAGAGAATAGCAGTGATATTGAACGAATTTGGGGAGGAGATAGGAGTTGAGAGAGCAATGATCAATGAAGGGGAAGGTGGAGCGCTTGTGGAGGAATGGGTAGAACTTGCAAATGGGTGCATTTGCTGCACTGTCAAACATAGCTTGGTTCAGGCTCTAGAGCAACTTGTGCAGAGGAAAGAAAG GCTTGACCATATATTACTAGAGACCACAGGACTGGCGAACCCTGCCCCTCTAGCATCCGTGCTGTGGTTGGATGAACAGTTGGAATCAGATGTTAGGCTCGATTCCGTTATCACT GTTGTGGATGCCAAAAATCTCCGATATCAGCTCAAATCAAACCATGACTCGTCATCTTTTCCTGAAGCATATTATCAGATTGCATTTGCG GATGTTGTGATTCTTAATAAGGTTGATCTGATAGCTTCTGATGATTGTGGAGTTGTCCTAGAAGATCTTGAGAAGGACATACATAATATCAATTCCCTTGCCAATATTATTCATTCAGTTCGCTGCCAAGTTGACTTGTCCAAGATACTGAACCGCCGAGCATATGATGCTACA CATGCCGCTCATTTGGAAGCTTTATTGAAGGAAAATAGCACTCTGTCAACCAGTGCTATCCATGACAGTGGTGTAAGAACCTTATGCATTTGTGAGCTGAAGAAAGTTGATATTGATAAG GTAAAGATGTGGATTGAAGAGATCCTCTGGGATAAGAAATATGGCATGGATATTTATCGGTGCAAAGGGATTCTAACTGTTGTAAACTCTGATCAGCTTTACACGCTGCAG GCTGTGAGGGAAATATATGAGATTGTTCCGACCCGCAAAtggaaagaagaagagagtagaatcaacaaaattgtttttataG ggCGTTCATTAAATGAAGAGATTCTTGTTAATACCCTGGGAGCTTGCACCATGTAA
- the LOC105156500 gene encoding uncharacterized protein LOC105156500 yields the protein MMGMKRPLEEEDFPEPSFKQPKQLDYNKKLTLNTEESHLTTLTVDSPGRTKSIFCKSQFDGRLENGDLYSASLAGKEFEPSAPLSLVTSSSREEDVVNGDTSVWSNFPAFTDFGLPRRLPQQFEDPYISLLNSSPRKEVPIGPDHQAGVPLWDPNASRDNNREEELMGTCIISMPDANDSTIGEFRVGRGRTDCDCLDVGSMRCVQQHVTEAREKLRETIGDENFEELGFSNMGDEVACKWTPEEEQVFHEVVFSNPVSHGRKFWKHLRVAFPARTKRELVSYYFNVFMLHRRAVQNRSYSLDIDSDDDEDQKGAHGDLYQNGSYSLDPDTDNDDDQQGPNGECYAVGQEEEDSTVESFGDQDLDTSWVDDFWSEPEHVSHDEGSKRNHDNAAGSIFEKQDGVDIDDRTEKMSSQETNKLYGDHSFDS from the exons ATGATGGGAATGAAACGTCCtttagaagaagaagattttCCAGAGCCTTCTTTCAAGCAACCTAAGCAGCTTGATTATAACAAAAAACTGACGTTGAATACAGAGGAATCTCACTTAACTACTTTAACAGTTGATTCTCCGG GTAGAACAAAGAGCATTTTTTGTAAGTCACAGTTCGATGGGCGGCTAGAAAATGGTGACTTATATAGTGCATCTCTAGCGGGCAAAGAGTTTGAGCCAAGTGCACCCTTATCTTTGGTCACCAGCAGCAGTAGAGAAGAAGATGTTGTGAATGGGGACACCTCTGTCTGGTCTAATTTTCCAGCATTTACTGATTTCGGCTTACCAAGGCGACTCCCGCAGCAGTTTGAGGATCCATACATATCTTTGCTGAATTCTTCTCCTAGGAAGGAAGTTCCTATTGGACCAGATCATCAAGCTGGAGTCCCACTGTGGGATCCAAATGCTAGTAGGGACAACAACAGAGAGGAAGAACTAATGGGGACTTGTATCATTTCAATGCCTGACGCAAATGATTCAACCATTGGTGAATTCAGAGTTGGACGTGGCAGAACAGATTGTGACTGCCTCGATGTGGGCTCCATGAGATGTGTGCAGCAACATGTAACGGAAGCAAGAGAAAAATTACGGGAGACCATTGGGGATGAGAATTTTGAGGAGTTGGGATTCTCTAATATGGGTGATGAGGTGGCATGCAAATGGACCCCTGAGGAAGAACAAGTCTTTCACGAGGTTGTTTTCTCTAATCCTGTGTCACATGGTAGAAAATTTTGGAAGCACCTCAGAGTCGCATTCCCAGCTCGAACTAAGAGGGAACTTGTAAGTTACTATTTCAATGTCTTTATGCTCCATAGGCGGGCTGTTCAAAACAGATCTTACTCACTGGACATAGATAGCGACGACGATGAAGACCAGAAAGGTGCCCATGGAGACTTGTATCAGAATGGATCTTATTCATTGGATCCGGATActgataatgatgatgatcagCAAGGCCCCAATGGGGAGTGCTATGCAGTTGGACAAGAAGAGGAAGACTCCACAGTTGAGTCTTTTGGTGATCAGGATTTGGACACTAGCTGGGTGGATGACTTCTGGTCTGAGCCCGAACATGTCAGCCACGATGAGGGCAGCAAGCGAAACCATGACAACGCTGCTGGCAGCATTTTTGAAAAGCAAGATGGTGTCGACATTGATGATAGAACAGAGAAAATGTCCAGTCAAGAGACCAATAAGTTGTATGGTGACCACAGTTTTGATTCTTAA